Genomic DNA from Paucilactobacillus hokkaidonensis JCM 18461:
TGTCAGACATCGGTGTAATTGTGCTGTTATTTTTAAGCGGCATGGAAATTGATTTTTCTTTATTCCAGCATCGCGTTCTTCGCACCCACTTTGAAAAAGAAGCGGCCTTGGCAACTAAAAATATTAAATCGCCAGTCCGGCTAGCCACCGAGTCGTACATCTCAATCATGGTGTTATCGATCATTCTAGCCATTTTATTTAAAATATCTGGTTTATTTAGCAATATTTGGTTAGCCGCAATTCTATTTTCTACGATTAGTTTGGGCGTCGTCATTGCCACATTAAAAGAACGAGAATTGCTCAGTAAAGCCTACGGACAAACATTATTGCTCATTGCTGTTCTGGGTGAAGTTGTGCCAATGCTTGCTCTAACCGTATATGCATCAGTGTTTGGAAACAGCAAACATCCACTATGGTTGATCCCACTAGTTTTTATCGCCGCGTTGGTATTATTCAAACGATTCAGGACCTTTTTTAGTTTCTTTGAACGAATCAATAAATCCACGACGCAGCTTGATATTCGACTCGCTTTTTTCTTAATCGTAACGCTAGTTGCAATCGCTGAGTCAGTTGGTGCTGAAAGCATTATGGGCGCCTTTTTGGCTGGTATAGTCTTAAAACTGCTCCAACCACATGAAGACACCCGTGATAAGTTGGATTCATTCGGTTATGGACTGTTGATTCCAATCTTCTTCATTATGAGTGGAGTCAATTTAAACATCTCCCAACTTCTTTCAAATCCGAAAACCTTAGTTTTAATTCCACTCTTCTTTGTGGCTTATATTCTCGCTAAGTTAGCTGTAATCTTAGTATTAAAGCAACGTTTTAAAAATCTAAATGCGCTGGCTGGTGGCACGCTAAACATGGCCACCATCACACTAGTTTTAGCCGTGTTAAAAGTTGCAAAAAACATGCACGCAATTACTGGTCAACAATCTGGCGCCTTTATTTTATCTGCCGTTATCACTTGTGTGATTGCACCCTTGCTATTTAACCATCTCTACACTGCAGAGCCAGAAGATAAGCATAAGGCAATTGTCCATTTTGTCGGAACTAATATGGCTACAATTCCAGTCGCGCAGCAACTTGCGCAAGATCGTTATGACATTGAAATGTACACAGATAAGGATAAAAATTATCATGCCTTCAATAGCGAAACACATGTGGAACTGCTAGATAGTTTGGATACCGCAGAGGTCGTCAAGCATAAGGTATTTAATGCCGATATTCTCGTTTTAGGCCACTTTGATGCAATGAAAAATTACCGTTTAGCACTCGCTGCCAAGGAATTTGGTGTTCCACGTGTCATTGCACGCTTTGAAGATCGAAATATTTTAAAAAACGAAGCTGAAGATGAACTAGTTGCTGCCGGCGTTGAAGTTTATAGCACCCCTGAAGCAAATATCAGTCTGTTACGAAGCTTGATTGAAGTTCCATCAACACTTGAAATTTTGCAAAGCACCCAGGCTGCAATTTATGAAGTCACCGTGCGTAATCGACTTTACACTGGTACCTCAATTCGTGATTTACCTTTCATTACAGAAATTACCATTAGCCAGATATTTAGAAATGACCGTTTCATTAAGCCAACTGGTGATACCCTTATCCAGTTGAATGATACCCTCATATTCACTGGAAATAAGGAACAAGCACCATCGATTCGTGAAGCACTTGGGCGTTTGAATTCAAACTGATTAGCGCTATCTATGGTACACTTATTAATGTAAAATATCGCTTCCATAAAGGAGTTAAATCAATATGGCTATCACCGTTTATTTTGTTCGTCACGGACAAACCTATCTCAATCAATACAATCGGATTCAGGGGTGGTCAGATGCACCACTTACAGCACAGGGAGTTGAGGACGCTAAAAGGGCTGGTCAAACACTAAATCAGATTAATTTTGATGCTGCATTCAGCAGTGACTCCAGCCGCGCAATCATTACCGCTCAGACTATTTTGGCCAGCAACCCTACTAAGCTCACCGACCCCATTATTGAACCGGCCTTTCGTGAAGAGTTCTTTGGCTACTTTGAAGGTGCCGATGGACCACATACGTGGGATTTTCTTGGCCGGCCACTAGGCATGAACGACTTTGAAGCCATGATTGCTGGCCTATCAATTGAAAAAGTCCGTGACATGCTCCACGATGCCGATCCATATGGCGACGCTGAGGATAATAAGGCTTTTTGGAAGCGATTTGATCATGGCTTTGATGTATTACGTCAACAACCGGATAACACCACTATTTTAGTGGTGTCACACGGTACTGCCATTCGGTCAATCGTTAGCCGGTTTGCTCCCGAAATGAATCCCACTTCTTCACCTAAAAATGGCAGCATTACTAAACTAACGCTGACCAAAGATCAAACTAAAGTAGACTTTTTCAACAAACTAACATTACCTACTAATATGTAATTGAAGGGAGCCTTACATGGCTAACGTAGAAGCAACACGACCGGTAATTATTGCTGGTTTAAATAATAATCAGGCTAACTTTGATTATTCCATGGATGAACTCAAAAATTTAGTCATTGCCAATAACATGACCGCTAAAGAAACAATGATCCAGAACTTGGAACGACCAAATCCGGCCACTTATTTTGGTAAGGGCAAGGTGGAAGAATTAGCACAACTAGCTGCGGCACAAGAAGTTGATACTGTTGTGGTCAATGGTGAACTCTCCCCTAGTCAAATTCGTAATTTAGAGGAACAGGCTAAAATCAGGATCATGGATCGGACTGCATTAATTCTCGAAATCTTTGCTCAGCGGGCTCAAACTAAAGAAGCTAAACTGCAAGTACAAATTGCTCAGTTAAGATATCGTTTGCCACGCCTGCGAACAAGCGTTAATGAACAGTTGGATCAACAAACCGGTGCCGGCGGTGGTAGTTTTACCAACCGTGGTGCTGGTGAAACCAAGTTGGAAATGAATCGACGGACCATCAAAAATTCGATTTCTCATTTACGTGGTGAGTTAGCGGAAATTGATAAGTCTGCAGTTACTCGACGGGCTCAACGCGATAAAAACGATATTCCAACGGCAGCATTGGTTGGATATACTAATGCCGGTAAATCAACTATTATGAACAGCTTAATCAAGATGTTTGGCAT
This window encodes:
- a CDS encoding cation:proton antiporter family protein, translating into MTQLSLVIVLFAALIIPLIMAKLKLTALPTAVIEIITGIVLGQSGLHLVSASVPLNTLSDIGVIVLLFLSGMEIDFSLFQHRVLRTHFEKEAALATKNIKSPVRLATESYISIMVLSIILAILFKISGLFSNIWLAAILFSTISLGVVIATLKERELLSKAYGQTLLLIAVLGEVVPMLALTVYASVFGNSKHPLWLIPLVFIAALVLFKRFRTFFSFFERINKSTTQLDIRLAFFLIVTLVAIAESVGAESIMGAFLAGIVLKLLQPHEDTRDKLDSFGYGLLIPIFFIMSGVNLNISQLLSNPKTLVLIPLFFVAYILAKLAVILVLKQRFKNLNALAGGTLNMATITLVLAVLKVAKNMHAITGQQSGAFILSAVITCVIAPLLFNHLYTAEPEDKHKAIVHFVGTNMATIPVAQQLAQDRYDIEMYTDKDKNYHAFNSETHVELLDSLDTAEVVKHKVFNADILVLGHFDAMKNYRLALAAKEFGVPRVIARFEDRNILKNEAEDELVAAGVEVYSTPEANISLLRSLIEVPSTLEILQSTQAAIYEVTVRNRLYTGTSIRDLPFITEITISQIFRNDRFIKPTGDTLIQLNDTLIFTGNKEQAPSIREALGRLNSN
- a CDS encoding histidine phosphatase family protein, which codes for MAITVYFVRHGQTYLNQYNRIQGWSDAPLTAQGVEDAKRAGQTLNQINFDAAFSSDSSRAIITAQTILASNPTKLTDPIIEPAFREEFFGYFEGADGPHTWDFLGRPLGMNDFEAMIAGLSIEKVRDMLHDADPYGDAEDNKAFWKRFDHGFDVLRQQPDNTTILVVSHGTAIRSIVSRFAPEMNPTSSPKNGSITKLTLTKDQTKVDFFNKLTLPTNM
- the hflX gene encoding GTPase HflX → MANVEATRPVIIAGLNNNQANFDYSMDELKNLVIANNMTAKETMIQNLERPNPATYFGKGKVEELAQLAAAQEVDTVVVNGELSPSQIRNLEEQAKIRIMDRTALILEIFAQRAQTKEAKLQVQIAQLRYRLPRLRTSVNEQLDQQTGAGGGSFTNRGAGETKLEMNRRTIKNSISHLRGELAEIDKSAVTRRAQRDKNDIPTAALVGYTNAGKSTIMNSLIKMFGIDDEKQVFEKDMLFATLDTSVRQLTLPDNKQFLLSDTVGFVSQLPTHLVEAFKSTLAEAAQADVLIQVIDYSDPHYKEMMQTTADTLDEIGIKDIPMINVFNKADKLTIDYPALEGDDQIVLSAKDPKSLEMLVDLIRQHLFKDYVTADLLIPFSDGDVVSFLNDAANIIKTEYVENGTKLTVELSKVDLQRFKKYIVLKKDE